A section of the Acetonema longum DSM 6540 genome encodes:
- a CDS encoding [FeFe] hydrogenase, group A, producing the protein MSTEFMIIDNLPVEIAGEKNILDLIRKAGIELPTFCYYSELSVYGACRMCVVEDNRGEIHAACSTPPQAGMEVRTNTPRLRKYRKMILELLLSSHCRDCTTCEKNGRCKLQELAQRFGIKQVRFGNTFGEAELDTSSLCIVRDKSKCILCGDCVRMCDEVQNIGAIDFAFRGSKMCVSTAFDAPIATTNCVGCGQCAAVCPTGAIVVRNDTVKLWQDISDKDTKVVVQIAPAVRVGIGQELGLADGENVMGRIVAALKRIGFDEVFDTSTGADLTVLEEAGEFTARLQKEEKLPLFTSCCPAWVRYAELHYPQLMYKISTCRSPMQMFASVMKEHYGHSHRKVVVVAIMPCTAKKYEAARDEFKKDGVPYVDYVITTQELIQMIREAGIVFSEIEPEAVDMPFGAASGAGVIFGVTGGVTEAVIRRIADDKSVSALRAIAFTGVRGLQGVKEASIVLDGREVRIAVVSGLKNADSLIHKIRSGEKKYDFIEVMACPGGCICGAGQPVAGREGRNKRSVGLYEADRMSSIKRSEENPIIMALYDGLLKGNIHRLLHVDYVRKA; encoded by the coding sequence GTGAGCACGGAGTTTATGATTATTGATAATCTGCCGGTGGAAATTGCCGGTGAAAAAAATATCCTGGATTTGATCAGAAAGGCGGGAATCGAACTCCCCACCTTCTGCTACTACTCGGAATTGTCGGTTTATGGCGCCTGCCGCATGTGCGTTGTGGAGGATAACCGGGGAGAGATTCATGCCGCCTGTTCCACACCGCCCCAGGCCGGTATGGAGGTGCGCACGAATACGCCCCGGCTTAGAAAATACCGAAAGATGATCCTGGAGTTGCTCCTGTCCAGTCATTGCCGCGATTGCACCACCTGCGAGAAAAATGGAAGATGTAAGCTTCAGGAACTGGCCCAGCGTTTTGGCATAAAGCAGGTACGGTTTGGCAATACATTCGGGGAGGCTGAACTTGATACCTCGTCACTCTGCATTGTCCGGGACAAGAGCAAATGTATCCTGTGCGGCGACTGTGTGAGAATGTGTGATGAAGTACAAAATATCGGCGCCATCGATTTTGCTTTTCGTGGCTCAAAGATGTGCGTCAGCACGGCGTTTGACGCACCAATAGCCACGACCAACTGTGTGGGGTGCGGCCAATGTGCGGCTGTCTGTCCCACAGGGGCGATCGTTGTCAGAAATGATACGGTGAAGCTGTGGCAGGACATAAGCGATAAGGATACCAAAGTGGTCGTGCAGATAGCTCCCGCCGTCAGAGTCGGCATCGGGCAAGAACTGGGCCTTGCCGACGGGGAAAATGTGATGGGCAGAATCGTCGCCGCCCTGAAGAGAATCGGGTTTGACGAAGTGTTTGACACTTCGACCGGCGCCGATCTTACGGTGCTGGAAGAAGCCGGCGAATTTACGGCGCGGCTGCAGAAAGAGGAAAAGCTGCCCTTATTCACCTCGTGTTGCCCGGCATGGGTAAGGTATGCTGAATTGCATTATCCTCAGCTTATGTACAAGATATCCACCTGCCGTTCGCCGATGCAGATGTTCGCCAGTGTAATGAAAGAGCATTACGGTCATTCCCACCGTAAGGTTGTCGTTGTGGCGATCATGCCCTGTACAGCCAAGAAGTATGAAGCGGCGCGGGATGAATTTAAAAAAGATGGGGTTCCCTATGTGGATTATGTTATTACCACCCAAGAGCTGATCCAAATGATTCGGGAAGCCGGCATCGTCTTTTCCGAAATTGAGCCGGAGGCTGTGGATATGCCGTTTGGCGCCGCCAGCGGCGCCGGAGTGATATTCGGGGTGACGGGCGGTGTTACCGAAGCGGTAATCCGGCGCATTGCCGACGATAAATCGGTTTCCGCCCTGCGGGCCATCGCTTTTACCGGCGTCCGGGGTCTGCAGGGAGTCAAGGAAGCAAGTATCGTCCTTGACGGCCGCGAGGTCAGGATTGCAGTCGTAAGCGGTCTCAAAAACGCGGATAGCTTGATCCATAAGATTCGCAGCGGCGAAAAAAAATATGATTTTATTGAAGTCATGGCCTGTCCCGGCGGCTGTATCTGCGGCGCCGGGCAGCCGGTTGCCGGACGGGAAGGGAGAAATAAAAGGAGCGTGGGGCTGTATGAGGCCGATCGAATGAGCAGCATCAAACGCTCGGAAGAAAATCCGATCATCATGGCGCTTTATGACGGGCTGCTGAAAGGCAACATACACAGGCTGCTCCATGTGGATTATGTTAGAAAGGCGTGA
- a CDS encoding (2Fe-2S) ferredoxin domain-containing protein, which yields MIKVSVCIGSACHIKGSYNVLNSLQQLREEYGLADQVEINAIFCLNHCTEAVSVQIDDGAVHSVSGSTARDFFIKNILPYASP from the coding sequence ATGATCAAGGTCAGCGTTTGCATAGGCAGCGCCTGTCATATCAAAGGCTCCTATAATGTGCTGAATTCCCTGCAGCAATTGCGCGAAGAATACGGGCTGGCGGACCAGGTTGAGATTAACGCGATTTTTTGCCTGAATCATTGCACAGAAGCAGTATCTGTACAAATCGATGACGGTGCGGTCCATAGTGTTTCCGGATCAACGGCGCGGGACTTTTTTATCAAAAATATTTTGCCTTACGCTAGTCCATGA